From the genome of Salvia splendens isolate huo1 chromosome 7, SspV2, whole genome shotgun sequence:
TTTCTTCAATAACAAAGTGTGTATCTCTTTAGGATTCATTTCATATCTTATGCATTTTCTTTCATGCATATacttaaaataaatcaataggAGCCATAATTTGTGCAACGTCATATGCATTCATCATAGAGTGGAAAATTGCCTCTCGCGAGGTCTTAATATCTTTTACATATGACATCATCGAAGTTCTACAAAAGAAAGGAAACTAATCTACTACGCTAGCACGGCTATGACCCGTCTGACCGACCCCTACTCCGAGTCACTGTCGATCCACATCGGGTCGTCGTGGCTCGTCCCAGGGAGGGGCATCTCTATAGGTGACCATACCTCCTCCTCGCCCTCGGAGGCGACGACCGGCTGCGGGATCTCTGGGGCCATGCAAGGCGCCACTGGTACGTCGAGGTCGGAGACGAAATCCTTGTCCACATGCTTGGCGTAGTAGTATAGCCCCTTGTAGAACGCCTCATCTATTGGGTGGAGGGGCTGCTCCAACTCCTCGGGAAATGGCTCCATGGGTGGTGGAGGAATCTCTGGTGGTGGCTCGAGGGGCTGTGGAGGGTTGACCCCCACTATCTGGTCCGTGAGACTGCCAATCTGCGGCTCctcgtcatcatcatcgtccCCTACTATgtcctcctcgggatcctcctcctctggatcctcctcctctggatcctcctcctctggatcctcctcctctggaTCCTCGTTGCTCTCTCCACCTCCTGTGCCACTCTCCATCGGCTCAAACTCGTCGCTGGACTCCGACACATCTCCTATCTCTGCCCTACTCCTGCGACGGCCGGGAACTCGGGACGACTGTCCCTCCTCAAATACCCCGTCTGCCGCCCGCATCAGGGCCAAAGGTGGCAGGCTACGGAACCGCTCACTCCCCGGGGCCTGCATGTCTGGCGGGGGCCCGTTCCCAAAGTGGAAACACCCTGCCGAGACTGCACTCAAGAAGCCCGGCATGTCTCCTATCGGCTCATAGGTCGGAGGCCGCGAAGAAGTGTACAACTGGGCTGTGGTTGCCATCCACCCCTGCCACTCCGGTGGGAACAACTCCACCAGTCTCATGATGCCCTCGTAGGGTTTCACCCCATGCCAATTCGCCTCCTCCCATAGCTTACCATAATGGGCGACGAATTCGGCGAGAGTGTCCCCGTGGCAACGCCGGTACGTCCTGTAGTAACGTACCACCGCATCTGGATCAGCACCTGTCCGGAGTGGGCGTCGGTGGGTAAAACGCTGTCGTGCCATCTCTACATAAAAGAAGAAAAGCCCTCAAAACGGCTCGTAACTGAAAGTATGCATATACAAGTATGCGAAAAGCTGTAAAAGATGGTATGAACTGAGTCGTTGTCTCTCGAAGAGGTCGTACTAGATTTGTCTGTGGCTATGTCTCATAACCGGCTGGTATACACATATATCTATATATGTACTATCTGTATGCTCAaaggaatggacttcctttCTTTGCTGTCTATTGATATTGCAACGATACTTTCTGGTTCGTtgttgattgatttttttttttttttttgaaattctgTGGAATTAGGGGTTCTCCCTAACTGATGAGTTCAGTTGGTCTCGTCGCCGTGGAAGGCGgtaacaagttctcattctgcTAATACTTGATTCTGCATGTCTTACCTAAGGTACTtctctaaagcactctaggttcacatacatagtccccatgacatctatacattcatgtcaagctcaTAAAACACAGATACAgtaagcatatctcatgcaaagtatcagctatcacgttgcatcttgcaagcatttcaaataaacattttcgttcccatgagggctgtgaaaattattttctttttctggaaaaacttagaaaatttcattttctttctcaaaatgaaaaaaaatattttctttattcagaattctcttttctggacgagcgggcgtcgacccctgtttctggtgcagttgatcgtgtcgagctgaggtgttgggatcttgtactgatcattctgttcactttctagcctagtgctactgttctggactgaggcttagaaagaaggttcttgggtcagagcgaaagaaaagtgctctgataccactctgtcacgaccacaacttcctagtcaaagaaagcgcagctatttcgcgactaaaaatTCTAAACGGTCTCAACACATCATCATAATTactgaaattaaggaaatactgtctaaaagtcatcaaaatagcaaattattacatcagagtgaaaagggggacattgtctttactgagacaaagctaggtctatgcagcggaagagttccaagacaagtataacatgtatggagacatactacactagctacccttcttttatttcatcttcagtcccaacacctcctctgcctcgatcgatcaacctgcacatttaggaaaacaatatgcagggctgagtacttgatatactcagtggcttatgccgaaactgtttttcttttaattgtctgccaagctgagtgaacgcggggtttttctgaaaacaagtcccggtcactaaaatctgttatttctttctgaaatagactgcagtcttttaactttctgatgatataccatgtcaagctgtgtgaatcgggaatgtggccacattccacgatcactgggtcggccaacctggcgctagctcacgacccacgaaccggccaaccttgcgctagctcacggtccctatgtgtacactagtccgagtaggatttactgacctactgggacccgaattcgttttaaccatgaatggcaatcacaaaataaaacatggcatgacaattCATTCAAACGTTCACACTTATTCTCATagagttctgtaaataaaaaggaaagaagcccacacctcaattgcttaactcTTGCAAAATAGGTGCTTTCCCCTGTTCTGAGATTATGCGTCGaacgacgacgttcctttacaaaattaatatatttaaattagacCTCAaaaatcttgcatgaatgcatgcctaagcgtgtgcttattattttaatttctgccttctaaaattagaagtcttaaatctttaaatcggtgatttaatttgttctgtaaccggctgacccgttcggtatTAGAATTCTcggattatcttaagtatttaagaaatactttctgtgactattATAGTCCGCCTTAATTATTCACTGGCCTTTATTTCACTCACGGTTTAtaagttcttttcttccgtggcttaggaaATAATTTCCATTATACTTGAAAAGAGGCTCTTCACTAAAAGTATTAAACCGAGAACTAATTTCTTAAGTTCAGCAAGGAGTTTACTTAATCTGGGCCAAGGTATTATTTCATTAAGCATTTTCGGTCCAGCTTAACTAATTGGCCcaattcttttcttcttctcatttAATCTGGCCCAGCTTAATTAATTCCAGGCCCAAGTGATGAATAGTGGAAAAGGCCCAAATACCCCCTTCACCAACCATCGTCactatctctctctcatttctcaaaaatccccaaattgaaAATGAGGAACCCTAGCCCCCTTTCTCTCCTTCCTCTCGGCGATTTCGCACCCCGCCACCTTCAGCGCTCCTCGCCGGCGTGTGAGGAACCGGAGTCAGCCCATTTCTATTCCGTTCCTCTCCGCATCGCACGACCGCTCCCACCCTCTGTCTCCTACTCGGCAAGAAGGGGTCTAAAATTCGGAAACCTGGGGAGGTGGAGGACTCGTCGCTGTCTAACCGGCGACCCACTACCCACCATCTCTTCCCCCTTTGAGGCATAACCTTGTACGGGCAATCTTGACGACGTTTTGTTCGCGGAGGGATCACCCGTGGAGGGAAGACGTCGTATTCTCCGTCCTTCAGCGGCATCCCTCGGTCCACGCTGCCGTCGCCTCCATCTTCCTCCCTTCGGCGACGCTGGACCCCTCGGCTTAGGGGTGACACGCAGACGGCGGTTCTGCCGCTGCGGAGACCCTCGTAGCAGTGCGCCGTTTAATCAGGCAGTCGCCTCGCCGAAGCTAAGTTCCTACTAGTTATCTTCTTTCTCTTGTCATAGTCTAGTCCTAGTTCGCGTTTGAAAAGCAATGTGGTTGTGCTTCTATGTGACTGATTCTGTGTGGAAGACACCATTCCATGGTTCCTTTCCTCCAGTCTCAAAAGTGCTACACTACCCTAGACATGCATCCTAATGAGGCTGGGGTATGTGCAAGGGAGGTTTACTGATTTCTCAGATTCTCATGTTATCATAAATCGTTTCCATGTTTTGTTTCTATCATGCTCGAATGATGCCATTAAACTTGAGATTTAAGCTGATGGGTGTTACCTTTCCCTTGTAACTCCGCTGAACTTGCTAAGCTACTCCCTTCCTTGGTCTTGACCTCTCTTGCTCCTCCGCTTGCTGCTCCGTTTAGTAACTAGTTTGTTGTGTGGTGGGGGATGGAACTGAGGAGGAGATTGGCATATTTATGCACagcttgtaactgaaagctgcacaaTGACTGAGGTACTTGGCTGACCTTGCAGCATTctttaactgattttggtgttttgtgctgccttgtactCTGATTCATTCATGAATTTGTCTTCTTTTGCAGGTGCACACTAGAGGTGGCACTGTGGGGGCTGATTTCCGGACTATAACCGGTTTGGGTAGGGAAAGCAAGGGCTGTTACCTGCAGCTTTGCAGAGTATTAGCTGGAGGGGAGCCTGCTGGCTGGAGTTTGCTTCTTTCGGTCCAACACTCACTCACATTTCTGCAAggtattgtttccccttccctttcttaatacacttctcttgttgtctctgtaaacgattgaggagatctaacggctgttgaaacgagttgtcataacagccgagctcttcttcatgttttgatctttctctccagatcacggagttgccgagcttggtgccgaactgccgagctcggtgccgaactgccgtgcttggtggcgaactgccgaactcggtgccgaactgccgtgcttggtggctGCTCGTTTGGCTGGTGTGAGCCGTGGAGTGCAGGGATAAAGCAACCTcttacctttctttttttttcggtAAGTTTTGGTCTTCAAAGCTCAAAGTAGGTTTGTTCCTTATCCTTGCTTACTTTGCCAACTAAAAGCTTTAGTGTCTTATGTAACCTCTTGTTTATCTTGTTGTTTTCTGGCAGGGACAAGAGGCTGACTCTTCTCGGTTGCTGTCTCGTCTGTTCAGCCCAACGGGCCATCGGAAACTGGGCCGAAACCATGCTAGAAGAAGGGCCCGAAGCTAGTAGTTTCATTTGTAAAGAGATAGGGTTTCTATTTgaaattctctctttttcttaaCATGTAAAAGTTTATTGGTGTGTATTTAATTCCAAACACTTGAAATTTGGTGGCTTTGAAATTTCTGAAGTTGTACTTGTACccttattcaagaaataaaaatactctttcattcgtcaataaaagttctagtattttatttcataattcccgagaaatctaagtctcggctattacagaCGATCAATGGAGTCAGATTGTTAAGGTTCGGCCTTTCATGTGTTGCTCTTTTTAGACTCATTCATACGTGTCATTGGATTATTTGCAAAATGCTTTTCCATTTTCAAGAATGTTAATTGACTTTATAGTTTTCTTTTGTGGTTGTCCAGCGCGACCCATACGCTCGCGGTATGCGACACAGGTCATGGCCACTTTATGATGATTGGAAGTTGGTTTTTGGCAAAGACCACGCCAGTGGGAGTGTCGCTGAAGACACGCACGATGCTCATGACGGTTTTGCTAGGCAAACTCAATCTCAACTACATGACGAGGGACTCGAATTCCCATTCGGAGCTGAAGAGTTCTCGGCTGCGAATCCATACCCTGAACAAGGACCAGCAGCTACCCCAGATGAGAGCACTGGACAGAGCTTACAAGGATCAATGCAAACCAACACAAGGGGGAAAAGAGAAAGGCAGCCACGGACAACATAGGTTTGATTCAAATACTCGGACGGATGCAAGATGACACCAATGAGAGGCTTGACAAGTTGACCAAACGCATTGGCTTTGAGTTTGACGCCAGCAAAGCACGTAACGAAGTTGTTGACATATTAAGTGCTATGCCGGAGCTTACTCTGGTGCAGCAAATTGACGTCACCGAGATCATCCTTGAAAAGGTTGAGCGGGTTGAACATTTCATGCGTCTCGCAGAAGGGTCTCGCCTTACCTATGTGTCGCGTGCGCTGGAGAAGTACAGACACATTTGAGGGGCTGCAAATATAACTGTTTTGAGTTCTAACATGTTATCTTCCTTGCTTACTCTCCTATATTTTTTGTCTTGAACTTTGAAATGGAGACTTAAACTGGTAATGTTATAGGACCTCTTATTTGATTTTGGTTATGTAAGTGCAAGGAGGTTAACCATTTGGATGTGTTTTGTAAGCTATATTAATCTAACTTAAATTGCAGTTATTGTTTATCAATTAGGAGAAACTTTTGATGTTGCTACTTACAGATTTGTTAGTTTTCATTTCTTCATATTGTCATCCAAGTATTAATAATCTTTGAATATAGTGCAAACTATACAATTTTTCGGTGATGTTTATACCATTCTGTCAGAGGATATTAAATTACATTGTGAAGGCCTTATACAACTATACAAATGTTTTGTCGTGGAAATCATCTACTCAAGACCACTAATTGATTTTGTCAATAGCTAGTTAAATTATTCACTTACAGCTAATGAAACCTACTCAAATAAATACAATCAAAATCTATTGACTTAATTGATTTTTGTCATATGCTTGGTTGAATACAAACAATGATCAGCTACTTTAAAGGCTATAGTCACAAACCATAACAACAAACATTGAGTCACAAACCACAACAAAAACCATAGTGATGAAACAGACTTACTCCACACTCAATGAATCAATACATAGTTCATAATCAAGAGCATCTATTCACTCAACACAACACAAAGACAACACAAAGCAATAGCAAAAATAAAGTAGGTCAATCTACAATATAACATAACGAAGTAGTCATTAAAAATGTGTTTCATTGCACGTGGGCCAATCCGACGAAAATATGGCTTCCACCTGAACTTGAGCTTAAACATGGTGAGCATTACCTGGCATATTCCGACGTAATGAGgcatgaattaaaaaaatagtaggtCAATATTGAACTAATTTAGATAGTCTTACCTGCACTAAGCCACATAGTTTCAGCAAGTTCATTGCGTTTATTGTTCCAAGCCGGTGTGGGCTCAACTGTGTCTACATAAACGTTGTGCTCTGGCTGCTCCTCTTCAAGTCCAAGGTGAATGTGCTCAACATCTAACTCTTGCTCTATTGGATCGACAGTCATTTGGTCACGTATGAAGTTATGCAAGAGAAAGCATGAAAGGATCAACCTTATTTGTGTAGTGATCGGATAAAACGAAGCACTACGCAAAATTCCCCATCTCATCTTCACAACGGCAAACGCGCGCTCTATCACATTCCTCGCCTTGGTGTGGCGCATGTTATACATTTCTTTAGGGTTTTCGGGCACCATGACAGCAGGGCCCCATTCTTGGAGATGGTAACGGACACCTTTGTAAGGAGTAAGAAAGCCTTCGCTGTTGGCGTAACCGTTATCGCATAGATAATATTGCCCTATTGGAAACGATTGGATTAATATTTTCATCAAATTTAACCAATGTAATGAGACAAAAGTAATGGCAAACAGAAGAAACGAGACTGGGACGTGTGACTGCGTCACGTAACACCCTCGCATCTCCGGCCGATCCCTCCCATCCGGCGAGCACGTACACAAAGCGCATGTCCCTAGTGCATACAGTTAATGTATTTGTAGCAATTTGTCCTTTCCTATTGCAGTAGCATGGTTTATCGTCGCTACCAACTAACACGTTGATATAGGTCCCATCTAGGGCACCTAAGCATCCCTATGCCATTCAACAATCAGAAACACACGATTCATGTCACTAACATAAAAATGACATACACAACATTTAGAATTCACAATAAAGCTGAGTTTCAATAGCTAACAAAGAACATAACAATCTAAATTTTTTGAATGACTTTGAAATTTACACTCTCACCGGAAACCACTTCCATCTTGAATCCTGACATTGGTCATCCACAGGAAGGGGTTTTGCCAGAAATAATTCATGTAACATAATAACGGCTTTAAGGACGACATTAACATAGTGTGATATAGTTTGCCCGGATCTCCAGAAATGAAATCCCACCCTTCGATTTTTATCATGATGAGCGAGCACACCTAAGAACATTGCAATTTGTTCTTCAACATATACATACTTCCCATCGACTAAGCCAGCTTGTTCACGCAGCAATACACATAATCTCCCGAAGCAATTACGATCCATTCGAAGATTATCAATGCACTCCTTGTCGTTCAAACCGACCAGTCGTGTGAGGTGATGAACTTGGGCAGGGATTCTCTCTAAACGAGAAAATTTACGCCTAACCCTCCTCCCGTCCTCACCTTGCTCAACATCTGCTAGCATTCCATGGGCTTGAAGACAACATATAATCCGTAGTTGATGCACGCGAATAATGTCAAAGATCATCAACGCTAGTGCTTCGTTTGACAACCCACCATTATCCATGGTAACACGACCCCTACTGGTGCAACTTGTCTTTCCAAATTGAACAACACATGTTAGAGGATTATACTACATAAATAAATGATGCATTCAAATATTAGATGACTTTATTTAAGTATATGTTCCATTTTAACTGTTTTTGAAAGATAATCCAACAGAGAAGTTGCTCTTCCTATCACATTTGTAGGAAACATTCATCAGCTCACTAATTTATATAAACGTAGTATAAATCAATCTCTGATTTTTTTGGCTATAAAAATGTTTAATTATTTGCAGCGAAATTGCATACAAGACGTGCCTCAGACAAATGAGGTATCACCACAAAGTGAGGCAGTTAAACAAGAAGTTGTGAGAAAAAGGTTATAAACGAAGAAGTCTAattttgtgtgaatttcaaGTATTAGCAGAGACCATCAAAGCAGCTTGGGAATGAGCTTATAAAGTAGTTCAACTTGAATCAGTACTTAGGGCATGAGAAGAAAATACATCAAAGGAATTGTAGATGATTATGACCAGAA
Proteins encoded in this window:
- the LOC121741295 gene encoding uncharacterized protein LOC121741295, encoding MRGCYVTQSHVPVSFLLFAITFVSLHWLNLMKILIQSFPIGQYYLCDNGYANSEGFLTPYKGVRYHLQEWGPAVMVPENPKEMYNMRHTKARNVIERAFAVVKMRWGILRSASFYPITTQIRLILSCFLLHNFIRDQMTVDPIEQELDVEHIHLGLEEEQPEHNVYVDTVEPTPAWNNKRNELAETMWLSAGNAHHV